A single genomic interval of Candidatus Jordarchaeales archaeon harbors:
- a CDS encoding M20/M25/M40 family metallo-hydrolase: protein MDAVEFLIEFLRIYSPTGEEEGATQFLLERMLDFGFRTYVDRVGNVIGTIGEGKPTLLLCGHIDTVPGFIPVKLVGDELFGRGAVDAKGPLAAMIMAAKDFVGKRLNGTVIVAGVVDEEGESRGIKNIIVSGLKADYAVFGEPSNGRNIVIGYKGNLHLKVKVETRAGHPASPATRNASEEMISIWEIIKEMLVEHEKKGKLRVPSCSILSMKGDLSKAEMEISIRVPFGETWLSLFERIRPVVEVKDGFSERQVEIIDAVDPYEADKKSPLVEAFRKSIKEVYGEEARLLRKTGTGDMNYYGNWLKSGNIITYGPGDPQLDHTHEERINLNDYLRSIEVLRGVIHAML from the coding sequence TTGGACGCAGTCGAGTTCCTCATAGAGTTTCTTAGGATTTACAGTCCAACGGGAGAAGAAGAAGGGGCGACGCAGTTTCTTCTTGAAAGAATGCTGGACTTCGGTTTTAGGACTTACGTTGACAGGGTGGGTAACGTTATTGGTACAATAGGTGAAGGAAAACCTACGCTTCTTTTATGCGGACATATTGACACGGTTCCCGGCTTCATTCCAGTTAAATTAGTTGGAGATGAGCTTTTCGGACGTGGGGCAGTTGACGCTAAAGGACCATTAGCAGCCATGATCATGGCTGCTAAGGATTTTGTGGGAAAAAGGCTTAATGGAACTGTGATAGTCGCAGGCGTCGTGGATGAGGAAGGAGAATCAAGAGGAATAAAGAACATTATAGTGTCTGGATTGAAGGCGGATTACGCCGTTTTTGGGGAGCCAAGCAATGGGAGGAATATAGTTATAGGTTATAAAGGGAACCTTCATCTCAAGGTGAAGGTTGAAACGAGGGCGGGGCATCCTGCTAGTCCAGCCACACGGAACGCCTCTGAAGAAATGATAAGCATATGGGAAATAATTAAAGAGATGCTTGTTGAGCACGAAAAAAAGGGCAAATTGAGAGTGCCATCCTGTTCTATACTATCCATGAAAGGAGACTTGAGTAAGGCGGAAATGGAAATATCGATTAGAGTCCCATTTGGCGAAACGTGGTTAAGTTTATTTGAAAGGATAAGGCCGGTTGTCGAAGTAAAGGATGGTTTTAGTGAGCGGCAAGTTGAAATAATAGACGCCGTAGACCCGTACGAAGCTGACAAGAAATCGCCACTTGTAGAAGCCTTCAGAAAGTCAATCAAAGAAGTTTATGGAGAAGAAGCAAGATTGCTGAGGAAAACCGGGACTGGAGATATGAACTACTATGGGAACTGGTTGAAGAGCGGGAACATCATCACCTACGGTCCGGGTGATCCGCAACTTGACCACACGCACGAAGAGAGGATAAATTTGAACGATTATTTAAGGTCAATAGAAGTTCTCAGGGGAGTTATACACGCCATGCTTTAA
- a CDS encoding phosphoribosylaminoimidazolesuccinocarboxamide synthase, with protein sequence MKHDFSKLEVIGEGKTKIVRKMDNPDLVLLEFKDTITALDGEKKDVIIGKGHINAKISSFFFELLSSKDIPTHYVSFIEPRYMVVKRLKMLPVEVVCRNIAAGSFAKRYPVEVGSRLKYPVVEYYLKDDARHDPMMNEDHLVVLGITQSVDEVKKIKELTLKVNQVLSEFLDSKGMTLVDFKLEFGVDASGSIYVGDEINGDSMRLWDKETGKSLDKDVYRKGGNLREVLKRYIELYRRIIGTDPKIEV encoded by the coding sequence ATGAAACATGACTTCTCCAAATTAGAGGTAATAGGGGAAGGAAAGACAAAAATTGTACGGAAAATGGACAACCCGGACCTAGTTTTGCTAGAATTCAAGGATACAATAACGGCACTTGATGGTGAAAAGAAGGATGTTATAATCGGGAAAGGGCATATAAATGCCAAGATATCTAGTTTCTTCTTTGAACTCCTTTCAAGTAAGGATATTCCCACTCATTATGTGTCATTTATTGAGCCGAGATACATGGTGGTTAAGCGGCTGAAGATGCTGCCAGTAGAGGTTGTGTGTCGAAACATAGCTGCCGGAAGTTTCGCTAAGAGGTATCCTGTGGAGGTAGGTAGCCGTCTCAAGTATCCGGTGGTCGAATACTACTTAAAGGACGATGCACGCCACGATCCGATGATGAACGAAGACCACCTTGTGGTGTTGGGGATTACTCAATCCGTCGATGAGGTTAAGAAAATAAAGGAGTTGACCTTAAAGGTTAACCAGGTGCTTTCAGAGTTTCTCGACAGTAAAGGGATGACTCTTGTGGACTTTAAGTTAGAGTTCGGCGTGGACGCGAGTGGAAGCATCTATGTTGGAGACGAAATAAACGGGGATTCTATGAGATTATGGGACAAAGAGACTGGTAAATCACTTGACAAGGATGTGTATCGAAAGGGTGGAAACTTGAGAGAAGTTTTAAAGAGGTACATTGAGTTATACAGACGGATTATTGGAACAGATCCGAAGATAGAGGTGTGA
- the purS gene encoding phosphoribosylformylglycinamidine synthase subunit PurS, giving the protein MGTYVLEVIVENKPSAKDPEGETIMRDLMHRNGFKNVKKVRTGKYLRIEVEAENREQAKDIVFKMCNDLRIFNPVIHICNIREADIR; this is encoded by the coding sequence TTGGGAACATATGTGCTGGAGGTCATCGTGGAAAATAAACCTTCAGCTAAGGATCCTGAGGGGGAAACAATAATGAGAGACTTAATGCACCGCAATGGCTTTAAAAACGTGAAAAAAGTTCGCACGGGAAAATACCTCAGAATAGAAGTTGAAGCAGAAAATAGAGAGCAGGCCAAGGATATTGTCTTCAAAATGTGCAACGACTTGAGAATATTCAACCCAGTAATCCACATCTGTAATATTAGAGAGGCAGACATCAGATGA
- the purQ gene encoding phosphoribosylformylglycinamidine synthase I: MKVAVIQFPGSNCDLDTLHVLRNVIKVDAELVWHKNFNSSAYDAVILPGGFSYGDALRAGVIAAFSPAMKHVKEMAREGKPVLGICNGFQILVEAGILPGALLRNDSLTFICKWVYLRLETSRTVFTRKAKVGQVLAMPIAHNEGKYFIDEKGLKELYENEQIVFRYSNDKGEVTPDVNPNGSLDNIAGVCNLEGNVLGLMPHPERAAETILSPYGTEDGRLIFESMVEFLREGRSCRS, encoded by the coding sequence ATGAAGGTAGCTGTCATACAGTTCCCGGGTTCAAACTGTGACTTGGACACTCTCCACGTGTTACGCAATGTTATAAAGGTTGACGCCGAGCTTGTTTGGCACAAGAATTTCAACTCGAGTGCATATGACGCAGTAATTCTACCCGGAGGATTTTCCTACGGTGACGCCTTGAGGGCAGGCGTCATAGCCGCATTTAGTCCTGCTATGAAGCACGTTAAGGAAATGGCTCGAGAGGGAAAACCGGTCTTGGGAATATGTAATGGTTTCCAAATACTTGTTGAAGCGGGAATATTGCCTGGAGCATTGCTAAGAAATGATAGTCTTACATTTATATGCAAGTGGGTCTACTTGAGACTTGAAACCAGTAGAACGGTTTTTACGCGCAAGGCAAAGGTGGGACAGGTTTTAGCGATGCCTATAGCCCACAATGAGGGAAAGTACTTCATTGACGAAAAAGGACTAAAGGAGCTGTATGAAAACGAGCAGATAGTGTTTCGATATTCTAATGATAAAGGTGAAGTAACTCCAGATGTTAATCCTAATGGATCCCTAGACAACATAGCAGGAGTATGTAACCTCGAGGGAAACGTGCTTGGATTGATGCCTCATCCAGAAAGAGCGGCTGAAACTATTCTAAGCCCATACGGAACAGAAGATGGACGATTAATTTTTGAATCAATGGTTGAATTCCTGAGGGAAGGGAGAAGTTGCCGCTCTTAG